One Setaria italica strain Yugu1 chromosome II, Setaria_italica_v2.0, whole genome shotgun sequence DNA segment encodes these proteins:
- the LOC101761426 gene encoding pentatricopeptide repeat-containing protein At1g76280 isoform X1 — protein sequence MWQVESTLKTPQLVLMHFWPCFYDVNLEMARSNQLCATAKCIAVACLVYELSVLRPGLLPGVTMIALPLQQVSLVYSMLPDLEYDDFTWKTTLVRSMQADIVNALRRGDRQRASIILSNFQNTNWALNKEDFSYILEYCAEAPDPLFVMETLELMEEKAIGMSKGIYRYVIRALSRGGYVKEALHWLMLLGEKESTHATLPFFNIFLNACGSSANLKDVECCLETMENYLLGKSEITYCELLKIAVLQQNLPAVYDIWKDCTRYYSPSIITQRRILRALTAFGDLQSAYHILQHMVTSAAQRSEHLRLSSKRRYQSSRLDIPVLALSESEDLKLLPDFSLQPSQGKLATGKNSADVQPELLFAGNNLADKVELDNGTVRKTLRLAQSAVRRILIWSFNDLMHACVQFNNCQLAEQLFLEMQILGLRWSKFTYDGFVKTLIAGKGIAYAMKVIETMERRGIKPYNDTLSALSEGYSKNLQLDLAEDLLERISEIRPKHIHAINALLSGCDIMNEPERAVRILAKMKRVNMKATLRTYELLFSLFGNVNVPYEEGNVLSHVDVSKRISIIEMDMLNNEIQHSFVSMKNLIRAFGDEGMIEEMLRYLNVAEKVLWNINPYQKSDLYSVALHALVKAKESHKAIRIFKIMRSCGLPTDVSIYTTMIECCKWLPCFKSASALLSLMLQDGFHPTVVTYTSLLKVVLAKDDFEGALDLLDICKTERIEPDIQIFNTVLSRAYARGQIHVIEYIVERIHRAKIQPNPSTLVYTFCAYEEHELYNTAIEALQVLSTRMISEDANILSEKITVFEDLILSEEPDAELRIIRAFEAAEEFLATALLNLRWCAIMGATISWSPEESLWARRLASSYNANKRPHIIPLDVPQSS from the exons ATGTGGCAAGTGGAGTCCACTCTGAAGACGCCCCAACTTGTTCTAATG CATTTTTGGCCATGTTTTTATGATGTAAACCTGGAAATGGCGCGATCAAATCAACTTTGTGCTACGGCGAAATGCATTGCAGTTGCCTGCCTAGTGTATGAACTTTCAGTTCTGAGGCCTGGCTTACTTCCCGGTGTTACCATGATTGCCCTTCCCCTGCAGCAAGTTTCACTTGTATATTCCATGCTTCCTGACTTGG AATATGATGATTTTACATGGAAGACCACTTTGGTCAGATCTATGCAAGCAGACATTGTCAATGCTCTCCGTAGAGGTGATCGGCAGCGAGCATCGATAATTCTTTCGAACTTTCAAAACACTAATTGGGCATTGAATAAGGAAGATTTTTCTTATATATTGGAGTATTGTGCAGAAGCACCTGATCCTTTG TTTGTTATGGAAACTTTGGAACTCATGGAGGAGAAGGCCATTGGCATGAGTAAGGGTATCTACCGATATGTCATTCGAGCCCTGAGCAGAGGAGGGTATGTGAAGGAG GCACTCCACTGGTTGATGCTTCTAGGGGAGAAAGAAAGCACCCATGCCACTTTGCCGTTTTTTAATATCTTTCTAAATGCCTGTGGAAGTAGTGCAAATCTGAAGGATGTTGAATGCTGTCTGGAGACAATGGAAAATTATCTTCTTGGGAAGTCTGAAATAACATACTGTGAGCTTTTGAAG ATTGCAGTGTTACAACAAAATCTGCCTGCAGTTTATGATATCTGGAAGGACTGCACTAGGTATTATAGCCCAAGCATTATTACACAAAGGAGAATTTTGAGGGCTTTAACTGCGTTTGGTGACCTCCAATCTGCATATCACATCTTGCAGCATATGGTAACCAGTGCTGCACAAAGATCTGAACATCTGAGGTTGTCTTCTAAAAGAAGATACCAATCATCAAGATTAGACATTCCTGTACTTGCTTTGAGTGAATCTGAAGATCTCAAATTGTTACCAGACTTTAGCCTGCAACCATCTCAAGGGAAGCTGGCTACTGGCAAAAATTCAGCTGATGTTCAGCCTGAGTTATTATTTGCAG GCAACAATCTTGCTGATAAGGTTGAACTAGATAATGGGACTGTTCGAAAGACATTGAGACTTGCACAAAGTGCAGTAAGGAGAATTTTGATATGGTCGTTCAACGATCTTATGCATGCATGCGTACAGTTTAACAACTGTCAGTTAGCTGAGCAGTTATTTCTAGAG ATGCAAATACTTGGATTGCGGTGGTCAAAATTTACATACGATGGTTTTGTCAAGACTCTGATAGCTGGCAAAGGAATTGCATATGCCATGAAAGTG ATTGAAACGATGGAGAGAAGGGGCATTAAACCTTACAATGATACACTTTCTGCTCTCTCAGAGGGTTATAGCAAAAATTTACAGTTGGATTTGGCTGAGGATTTATTGGAAAGAATTTCAGAGATACGACCAAAGCACAtacatgccattaatgctttGCTTTCCGGATGTGACATTATG AATGAACCAGAAAGAGCTGTGCGCATACTAGCTAAAATGAAACGTGTGAACATGAAGGCAACTCTCAGGACATATGAGcttttgttttctctgtttgGCAATGTCAATGTTCCTTATGAAGAAGGAAATGTTCTCTCTCATGTTGATGTTTCCAAAAGGATAAGCATCATTGAGATGGACATGCTAAATAACGAAATCCAACACAGTTTTGTGTCTATGAAGAACTTA ATACGAGCTTTTGGAGATGAGGGGATGATAGAGGAAATGCTGAGGTACCTGAATGTAGCTGAAAAGGTCTTATGGAACATAAATCCTTATCAGAAGAGTGATCTCTACAGTGTTGCGTTGCATGCTCTTGTTAAAGCCAAGGAA AGTCACAAAGCAATAAGGATCTTCAAAATCATGAGATCATGCGGTCTTCCAACCGATGTTTCAATTTATACTACCATGATAGAGTGCTGCAAATGGTTGCCATGTTTCAAATCAGCTAGTGCTTTGCTGTCTTTGATGCTCCAAGATGGCTTCCATCCGACTGTCGTGACTTATACATCTCTCCTGAAG GTTGTATTAGCAAAAGACGATTTTGAGGGTGCTCTGGATCTGCTTGATATATGCAAGACTGAAAGAATTGAGCCTGACATACAGATTTTCAATACAGTACTCTCACGTGCATATGCTAGA GGTCAAATTCACGTCATTGAATATATTGTGGAGCGTATACATCGAGCAAAAATTCAACCTAATCCATCAACACTCGTGTACACATTTTGCGCGTATGAGGAGCATGAACTTTACAATACTGCAATTGAGGCATTGCAAGTACTCAGCACGAGAATGATATCTGAGGATGCCAACATTCTTAGCGAGAAAATAACTGTTTTTGAAGATCTAATCCTCAGTGAAGAGCCTGATGCTGAATTGAGAATCATAAGGGCATTCGAAGCAGCTGAAGAATTTCTTGCGACGGCTTTACTGAACCTGAGATGGTGTGCAATAATGGGTGCCACCATATCGTGGTCACCAGAGGAGAGTCTTTGGGCAAGGAGGCTGGCATCCTCGTACAATGCTAACAAGAGACCACATATAATCCCATTGGATGTCCCCCAATCTTCGTGA
- the LOC101761820 gene encoding uncharacterized protein LOC101761820, with product MASSPWPRTAGTAPAPPPEAAAAAATAAATPAPTSEQHLVKEGGNAAAAAVPLPQEEEAKPHLPRDDDSEAVIQEHEQKINRYQAILAARLKAKFFSKKAFDGGNIFEAETIVEGETIQSSRWPCTRSFAKPEFFSRDKNSHEKGNSPTSAADSSAKNSSPSLAGDVSPKNNASALATENNLTPGKRQQSKKT from the exons ATGGCTTCCTCCCCGTGGCCGCGCACCGCTGGTaccgcccccgccccgccgccagaagctgctgctgctgcagctaccgccgccgccacccccgccccGACGTCGGAGCAGCACCTGGTCAAG GAGGGAGGAaacgctgccgccgcggctgtCCCGCTcccgcaggaggaggaggccaagcCCCACTTGCCGCGGGATGATGACTC AGAAGCAGTAATCCAAGAGCATGAACAGAAGATCAACAggtatcaagcaatacttgcaGCCCGTTTGAAGGCCAAGTTCTTCTCTAAAAAGGCTTTCGATGGAG GGAACATCTTTGAAGCAGAAACCATTGTTGAAGGTGAAACAATTCAGTCAAGCAG GTGGCCATGTACAAGATCATTTGCAAAACCAGAGTTTTTTTCCCGGGACAAGAACAGCCATGAGAAGGGAAATTCTCCAACTTCAGCAGCAGATTCCTCTGCCAAGAACAGCTCTCCATCTTTAGCAGGTGATGTCTCACCAAAAAATAATGCTAGTGCTTTGGCCACGGAAAACAATCTAACGCCTGGAAAGAGACAGCAATCCAAGAAGACTTGA
- the LOC101761426 gene encoding pentatricopeptide repeat-containing protein At1g76280 isoform X2, whose protein sequence is MQRILSRAARRCTSSSAAFKSPHAQVNVASGVHSEDAPTCSNEYDDFTWKTTLVRSMQADIVNALRRGDRQRASIILSNFQNTNWALNKEDFSYILEYCAEAPDPLFVMETLELMEEKAIGMSKGIYRYVIRALSRGGYVKEALHWLMLLGEKESTHATLPFFNIFLNACGSSANLKDVECCLETMENYLLGKSEITYCELLKIAVLQQNLPAVYDIWKDCTRYYSPSIITQRRILRALTAFGDLQSAYHILQHMVTSAAQRSEHLRLSSKRRYQSSRLDIPVLALSESEDLKLLPDFSLQPSQGKLATGKNSADVQPELLFAGNNLADKVELDNGTVRKTLRLAQSAVRRILIWSFNDLMHACVQFNNCQLAEQLFLEMQILGLRWSKFTYDGFVKTLIAGKGIAYAMKVIETMERRGIKPYNDTLSALSEGYSKNLQLDLAEDLLERISEIRPKHIHAINALLSGCDIMNEPERAVRILAKMKRVNMKATLRTYELLFSLFGNVNVPYEEGNVLSHVDVSKRISIIEMDMLNNEIQHSFVSMKNLIRAFGDEGMIEEMLRYLNVAEKVLWNINPYQKSDLYSVALHALVKAKESHKAIRIFKIMRSCGLPTDVSIYTTMIECCKWLPCFKSASALLSLMLQDGFHPTVVTYTSLLKVVLAKDDFEGALDLLDICKTERIEPDIQIFNTVLSRAYARGQIHVIEYIVERIHRAKIQPNPSTLVYTFCAYEEHELYNTAIEALQVLSTRMISEDANILSEKITVFEDLILSEEPDAELRIIRAFEAAEEFLATALLNLRWCAIMGATISWSPEESLWARRLASSYNANKRPHIIPLDVPQSS, encoded by the exons ATGCAGAGGATTCT ATCGAGGGCTGCTCGCCGTTGCACCAGCTCCTCAGCGGCATTCAAATCCCCTCAC GCGCAGGTGAATGTGGCAAGTGGAGTCCACTCTGAAGACGCCCCAACTTGTTCTAATG AATATGATGATTTTACATGGAAGACCACTTTGGTCAGATCTATGCAAGCAGACATTGTCAATGCTCTCCGTAGAGGTGATCGGCAGCGAGCATCGATAATTCTTTCGAACTTTCAAAACACTAATTGGGCATTGAATAAGGAAGATTTTTCTTATATATTGGAGTATTGTGCAGAAGCACCTGATCCTTTG TTTGTTATGGAAACTTTGGAACTCATGGAGGAGAAGGCCATTGGCATGAGTAAGGGTATCTACCGATATGTCATTCGAGCCCTGAGCAGAGGAGGGTATGTGAAGGAG GCACTCCACTGGTTGATGCTTCTAGGGGAGAAAGAAAGCACCCATGCCACTTTGCCGTTTTTTAATATCTTTCTAAATGCCTGTGGAAGTAGTGCAAATCTGAAGGATGTTGAATGCTGTCTGGAGACAATGGAAAATTATCTTCTTGGGAAGTCTGAAATAACATACTGTGAGCTTTTGAAG ATTGCAGTGTTACAACAAAATCTGCCTGCAGTTTATGATATCTGGAAGGACTGCACTAGGTATTATAGCCCAAGCATTATTACACAAAGGAGAATTTTGAGGGCTTTAACTGCGTTTGGTGACCTCCAATCTGCATATCACATCTTGCAGCATATGGTAACCAGTGCTGCACAAAGATCTGAACATCTGAGGTTGTCTTCTAAAAGAAGATACCAATCATCAAGATTAGACATTCCTGTACTTGCTTTGAGTGAATCTGAAGATCTCAAATTGTTACCAGACTTTAGCCTGCAACCATCTCAAGGGAAGCTGGCTACTGGCAAAAATTCAGCTGATGTTCAGCCTGAGTTATTATTTGCAG GCAACAATCTTGCTGATAAGGTTGAACTAGATAATGGGACTGTTCGAAAGACATTGAGACTTGCACAAAGTGCAGTAAGGAGAATTTTGATATGGTCGTTCAACGATCTTATGCATGCATGCGTACAGTTTAACAACTGTCAGTTAGCTGAGCAGTTATTTCTAGAG ATGCAAATACTTGGATTGCGGTGGTCAAAATTTACATACGATGGTTTTGTCAAGACTCTGATAGCTGGCAAAGGAATTGCATATGCCATGAAAGTG ATTGAAACGATGGAGAGAAGGGGCATTAAACCTTACAATGATACACTTTCTGCTCTCTCAGAGGGTTATAGCAAAAATTTACAGTTGGATTTGGCTGAGGATTTATTGGAAAGAATTTCAGAGATACGACCAAAGCACAtacatgccattaatgctttGCTTTCCGGATGTGACATTATG AATGAACCAGAAAGAGCTGTGCGCATACTAGCTAAAATGAAACGTGTGAACATGAAGGCAACTCTCAGGACATATGAGcttttgttttctctgtttgGCAATGTCAATGTTCCTTATGAAGAAGGAAATGTTCTCTCTCATGTTGATGTTTCCAAAAGGATAAGCATCATTGAGATGGACATGCTAAATAACGAAATCCAACACAGTTTTGTGTCTATGAAGAACTTA ATACGAGCTTTTGGAGATGAGGGGATGATAGAGGAAATGCTGAGGTACCTGAATGTAGCTGAAAAGGTCTTATGGAACATAAATCCTTATCAGAAGAGTGATCTCTACAGTGTTGCGTTGCATGCTCTTGTTAAAGCCAAGGAA AGTCACAAAGCAATAAGGATCTTCAAAATCATGAGATCATGCGGTCTTCCAACCGATGTTTCAATTTATACTACCATGATAGAGTGCTGCAAATGGTTGCCATGTTTCAAATCAGCTAGTGCTTTGCTGTCTTTGATGCTCCAAGATGGCTTCCATCCGACTGTCGTGACTTATACATCTCTCCTGAAG GTTGTATTAGCAAAAGACGATTTTGAGGGTGCTCTGGATCTGCTTGATATATGCAAGACTGAAAGAATTGAGCCTGACATACAGATTTTCAATACAGTACTCTCACGTGCATATGCTAGA GGTCAAATTCACGTCATTGAATATATTGTGGAGCGTATACATCGAGCAAAAATTCAACCTAATCCATCAACACTCGTGTACACATTTTGCGCGTATGAGGAGCATGAACTTTACAATACTGCAATTGAGGCATTGCAAGTACTCAGCACGAGAATGATATCTGAGGATGCCAACATTCTTAGCGAGAAAATAACTGTTTTTGAAGATCTAATCCTCAGTGAAGAGCCTGATGCTGAATTGAGAATCATAAGGGCATTCGAAGCAGCTGAAGAATTTCTTGCGACGGCTTTACTGAACCTGAGATGGTGTGCAATAATGGGTGCCACCATATCGTGGTCACCAGAGGAGAGTCTTTGGGCAAGGAGGCTGGCATCCTCGTACAATGCTAACAAGAGACCACATATAATCCCATTGGATGTCCCCCAATCTTCGTGA
- the LOC101761426 gene encoding pentatricopeptide repeat-containing protein At1g76280 isoform X3, protein MQADIVNALRRGDRQRASIILSNFQNTNWALNKEDFSYILEYCAEAPDPLFVMETLELMEEKAIGMSKGIYRYVIRALSRGGYVKEALHWLMLLGEKESTHATLPFFNIFLNACGSSANLKDVECCLETMENYLLGKSEITYCELLKIAVLQQNLPAVYDIWKDCTRYYSPSIITQRRILRALTAFGDLQSAYHILQHMVTSAAQRSEHLRLSSKRRYQSSRLDIPVLALSESEDLKLLPDFSLQPSQGKLATGKNSADVQPELLFAGNNLADKVELDNGTVRKTLRLAQSAVRRILIWSFNDLMHACVQFNNCQLAEQLFLEMQILGLRWSKFTYDGFVKTLIAGKGIAYAMKVIETMERRGIKPYNDTLSALSEGYSKNLQLDLAEDLLERISEIRPKHIHAINALLSGCDIMNEPERAVRILAKMKRVNMKATLRTYELLFSLFGNVNVPYEEGNVLSHVDVSKRISIIEMDMLNNEIQHSFVSMKNLIRAFGDEGMIEEMLRYLNVAEKVLWNINPYQKSDLYSVALHALVKAKESHKAIRIFKIMRSCGLPTDVSIYTTMIECCKWLPCFKSASALLSLMLQDGFHPTVVTYTSLLKVVLAKDDFEGALDLLDICKTERIEPDIQIFNTVLSRAYARGQIHVIEYIVERIHRAKIQPNPSTLVYTFCAYEEHELYNTAIEALQVLSTRMISEDANILSEKITVFEDLILSEEPDAELRIIRAFEAAEEFLATALLNLRWCAIMGATISWSPEESLWARRLASSYNANKRPHIIPLDVPQSS, encoded by the exons ATGCAAGCAGACATTGTCAATGCTCTCCGTAGAGGTGATCGGCAGCGAGCATCGATAATTCTTTCGAACTTTCAAAACACTAATTGGGCATTGAATAAGGAAGATTTTTCTTATATATTGGAGTATTGTGCAGAAGCACCTGATCCTTTG TTTGTTATGGAAACTTTGGAACTCATGGAGGAGAAGGCCATTGGCATGAGTAAGGGTATCTACCGATATGTCATTCGAGCCCTGAGCAGAGGAGGGTATGTGAAGGAG GCACTCCACTGGTTGATGCTTCTAGGGGAGAAAGAAAGCACCCATGCCACTTTGCCGTTTTTTAATATCTTTCTAAATGCCTGTGGAAGTAGTGCAAATCTGAAGGATGTTGAATGCTGTCTGGAGACAATGGAAAATTATCTTCTTGGGAAGTCTGAAATAACATACTGTGAGCTTTTGAAG ATTGCAGTGTTACAACAAAATCTGCCTGCAGTTTATGATATCTGGAAGGACTGCACTAGGTATTATAGCCCAAGCATTATTACACAAAGGAGAATTTTGAGGGCTTTAACTGCGTTTGGTGACCTCCAATCTGCATATCACATCTTGCAGCATATGGTAACCAGTGCTGCACAAAGATCTGAACATCTGAGGTTGTCTTCTAAAAGAAGATACCAATCATCAAGATTAGACATTCCTGTACTTGCTTTGAGTGAATCTGAAGATCTCAAATTGTTACCAGACTTTAGCCTGCAACCATCTCAAGGGAAGCTGGCTACTGGCAAAAATTCAGCTGATGTTCAGCCTGAGTTATTATTTGCAG GCAACAATCTTGCTGATAAGGTTGAACTAGATAATGGGACTGTTCGAAAGACATTGAGACTTGCACAAAGTGCAGTAAGGAGAATTTTGATATGGTCGTTCAACGATCTTATGCATGCATGCGTACAGTTTAACAACTGTCAGTTAGCTGAGCAGTTATTTCTAGAG ATGCAAATACTTGGATTGCGGTGGTCAAAATTTACATACGATGGTTTTGTCAAGACTCTGATAGCTGGCAAAGGAATTGCATATGCCATGAAAGTG ATTGAAACGATGGAGAGAAGGGGCATTAAACCTTACAATGATACACTTTCTGCTCTCTCAGAGGGTTATAGCAAAAATTTACAGTTGGATTTGGCTGAGGATTTATTGGAAAGAATTTCAGAGATACGACCAAAGCACAtacatgccattaatgctttGCTTTCCGGATGTGACATTATG AATGAACCAGAAAGAGCTGTGCGCATACTAGCTAAAATGAAACGTGTGAACATGAAGGCAACTCTCAGGACATATGAGcttttgttttctctgtttgGCAATGTCAATGTTCCTTATGAAGAAGGAAATGTTCTCTCTCATGTTGATGTTTCCAAAAGGATAAGCATCATTGAGATGGACATGCTAAATAACGAAATCCAACACAGTTTTGTGTCTATGAAGAACTTA ATACGAGCTTTTGGAGATGAGGGGATGATAGAGGAAATGCTGAGGTACCTGAATGTAGCTGAAAAGGTCTTATGGAACATAAATCCTTATCAGAAGAGTGATCTCTACAGTGTTGCGTTGCATGCTCTTGTTAAAGCCAAGGAA AGTCACAAAGCAATAAGGATCTTCAAAATCATGAGATCATGCGGTCTTCCAACCGATGTTTCAATTTATACTACCATGATAGAGTGCTGCAAATGGTTGCCATGTTTCAAATCAGCTAGTGCTTTGCTGTCTTTGATGCTCCAAGATGGCTTCCATCCGACTGTCGTGACTTATACATCTCTCCTGAAG GTTGTATTAGCAAAAGACGATTTTGAGGGTGCTCTGGATCTGCTTGATATATGCAAGACTGAAAGAATTGAGCCTGACATACAGATTTTCAATACAGTACTCTCACGTGCATATGCTAGA GGTCAAATTCACGTCATTGAATATATTGTGGAGCGTATACATCGAGCAAAAATTCAACCTAATCCATCAACACTCGTGTACACATTTTGCGCGTATGAGGAGCATGAACTTTACAATACTGCAATTGAGGCATTGCAAGTACTCAGCACGAGAATGATATCTGAGGATGCCAACATTCTTAGCGAGAAAATAACTGTTTTTGAAGATCTAATCCTCAGTGAAGAGCCTGATGCTGAATTGAGAATCATAAGGGCATTCGAAGCAGCTGAAGAATTTCTTGCGACGGCTTTACTGAACCTGAGATGGTGTGCAATAATGGGTGCCACCATATCGTGGTCACCAGAGGAGAGTCTTTGGGCAAGGAGGCTGGCATCCTCGTACAATGCTAACAAGAGACCACATATAATCCCATTGGATGTCCCCCAATCTTCGTGA
- the LOC101761426 gene encoding pentatricopeptide repeat-containing protein At1g76280 isoform X4, translated as METLELMEEKAIGMSKGIYRYVIRALSRGGYVKEALHWLMLLGEKESTHATLPFFNIFLNACGSSANLKDVECCLETMENYLLGKSEITYCELLKIAVLQQNLPAVYDIWKDCTRYYSPSIITQRRILRALTAFGDLQSAYHILQHMVTSAAQRSEHLRLSSKRRYQSSRLDIPVLALSESEDLKLLPDFSLQPSQGKLATGKNSADVQPELLFAGNNLADKVELDNGTVRKTLRLAQSAVRRILIWSFNDLMHACVQFNNCQLAEQLFLEMQILGLRWSKFTYDGFVKTLIAGKGIAYAMKVIETMERRGIKPYNDTLSALSEGYSKNLQLDLAEDLLERISEIRPKHIHAINALLSGCDIMNEPERAVRILAKMKRVNMKATLRTYELLFSLFGNVNVPYEEGNVLSHVDVSKRISIIEMDMLNNEIQHSFVSMKNLIRAFGDEGMIEEMLRYLNVAEKVLWNINPYQKSDLYSVALHALVKAKESHKAIRIFKIMRSCGLPTDVSIYTTMIECCKWLPCFKSASALLSLMLQDGFHPTVVTYTSLLKVVLAKDDFEGALDLLDICKTERIEPDIQIFNTVLSRAYARGQIHVIEYIVERIHRAKIQPNPSTLVYTFCAYEEHELYNTAIEALQVLSTRMISEDANILSEKITVFEDLILSEEPDAELRIIRAFEAAEEFLATALLNLRWCAIMGATISWSPEESLWARRLASSYNANKRPHIIPLDVPQSS; from the exons ATGGAAACTTTGGAACTCATGGAGGAGAAGGCCATTGGCATGAGTAAGGGTATCTACCGATATGTCATTCGAGCCCTGAGCAGAGGAGGGTATGTGAAGGAG GCACTCCACTGGTTGATGCTTCTAGGGGAGAAAGAAAGCACCCATGCCACTTTGCCGTTTTTTAATATCTTTCTAAATGCCTGTGGAAGTAGTGCAAATCTGAAGGATGTTGAATGCTGTCTGGAGACAATGGAAAATTATCTTCTTGGGAAGTCTGAAATAACATACTGTGAGCTTTTGAAG ATTGCAGTGTTACAACAAAATCTGCCTGCAGTTTATGATATCTGGAAGGACTGCACTAGGTATTATAGCCCAAGCATTATTACACAAAGGAGAATTTTGAGGGCTTTAACTGCGTTTGGTGACCTCCAATCTGCATATCACATCTTGCAGCATATGGTAACCAGTGCTGCACAAAGATCTGAACATCTGAGGTTGTCTTCTAAAAGAAGATACCAATCATCAAGATTAGACATTCCTGTACTTGCTTTGAGTGAATCTGAAGATCTCAAATTGTTACCAGACTTTAGCCTGCAACCATCTCAAGGGAAGCTGGCTACTGGCAAAAATTCAGCTGATGTTCAGCCTGAGTTATTATTTGCAG GCAACAATCTTGCTGATAAGGTTGAACTAGATAATGGGACTGTTCGAAAGACATTGAGACTTGCACAAAGTGCAGTAAGGAGAATTTTGATATGGTCGTTCAACGATCTTATGCATGCATGCGTACAGTTTAACAACTGTCAGTTAGCTGAGCAGTTATTTCTAGAG ATGCAAATACTTGGATTGCGGTGGTCAAAATTTACATACGATGGTTTTGTCAAGACTCTGATAGCTGGCAAAGGAATTGCATATGCCATGAAAGTG ATTGAAACGATGGAGAGAAGGGGCATTAAACCTTACAATGATACACTTTCTGCTCTCTCAGAGGGTTATAGCAAAAATTTACAGTTGGATTTGGCTGAGGATTTATTGGAAAGAATTTCAGAGATACGACCAAAGCACAtacatgccattaatgctttGCTTTCCGGATGTGACATTATG AATGAACCAGAAAGAGCTGTGCGCATACTAGCTAAAATGAAACGTGTGAACATGAAGGCAACTCTCAGGACATATGAGcttttgttttctctgtttgGCAATGTCAATGTTCCTTATGAAGAAGGAAATGTTCTCTCTCATGTTGATGTTTCCAAAAGGATAAGCATCATTGAGATGGACATGCTAAATAACGAAATCCAACACAGTTTTGTGTCTATGAAGAACTTA ATACGAGCTTTTGGAGATGAGGGGATGATAGAGGAAATGCTGAGGTACCTGAATGTAGCTGAAAAGGTCTTATGGAACATAAATCCTTATCAGAAGAGTGATCTCTACAGTGTTGCGTTGCATGCTCTTGTTAAAGCCAAGGAA AGTCACAAAGCAATAAGGATCTTCAAAATCATGAGATCATGCGGTCTTCCAACCGATGTTTCAATTTATACTACCATGATAGAGTGCTGCAAATGGTTGCCATGTTTCAAATCAGCTAGTGCTTTGCTGTCTTTGATGCTCCAAGATGGCTTCCATCCGACTGTCGTGACTTATACATCTCTCCTGAAG GTTGTATTAGCAAAAGACGATTTTGAGGGTGCTCTGGATCTGCTTGATATATGCAAGACTGAAAGAATTGAGCCTGACATACAGATTTTCAATACAGTACTCTCACGTGCATATGCTAGA GGTCAAATTCACGTCATTGAATATATTGTGGAGCGTATACATCGAGCAAAAATTCAACCTAATCCATCAACACTCGTGTACACATTTTGCGCGTATGAGGAGCATGAACTTTACAATACTGCAATTGAGGCATTGCAAGTACTCAGCACGAGAATGATATCTGAGGATGCCAACATTCTTAGCGAGAAAATAACTGTTTTTGAAGATCTAATCCTCAGTGAAGAGCCTGATGCTGAATTGAGAATCATAAGGGCATTCGAAGCAGCTGAAGAATTTCTTGCGACGGCTTTACTGAACCTGAGATGGTGTGCAATAATGGGTGCCACCATATCGTGGTCACCAGAGGAGAGTCTTTGGGCAAGGAGGCTGGCATCCTCGTACAATGCTAACAAGAGACCACATATAATCCCATTGGATGTCCCCCAATCTTCGTGA